A single window of Nocardia sp. NBC_01327 DNA harbors:
- a CDS encoding peptidoglycan D,D-transpeptidase FtsI family protein: MNTPLRRVAMAVMLMIVALLANATYVQVIKADSLRNDPRNVRVLLDEYARQRGQISAQGTVLASSVSTDDRYKYLRTYPTDPLAYAPATGFYSMQYGSTGLEHAEDSVLNGSDNQLFGRRLIDMISGRDPRGGNVITTLNPAMQKVAYDQLTAKGYTGSVVAIEPSTGRILTMVSTPSYDPNLLSGHDGAASSQAWETLQADPRQPMLNRAVSQTYPPGSTFKVITAAAALSGNVAQTTDQFTAAPRITLPDTTTTLENYNGTHCGPGDAATVSMADAFKLSCNTAFAEVGMKVGAAKLKDEAAAFGVGQHPNIPMPWADSTVGTIPDTPALAQSSIGQRDVALTPLDNAVIAATVANGGVRMQPHLVDQLQAPDLSTLETIKPMSVGQAISAPVATQLTNMMIESEKNTTGGGQSAYTIASKTGTAEHGTDPRNTPPHAWYIAFAPAQNPKIAIAVIVENGGDRALAATGGSVAAPVARAVLDAGLGS; encoded by the coding sequence GTGAACACACCGCTGCGCCGCGTGGCCATGGCGGTCATGCTGATGATCGTGGCTCTGCTGGCCAATGCCACCTATGTGCAGGTGATCAAGGCCGACAGTCTGCGCAACGACCCGCGCAATGTGCGGGTGCTGCTGGACGAGTACGCGCGCCAGCGCGGCCAGATCTCCGCACAGGGCACCGTGCTCGCGAGCTCGGTCTCCACCGACGATCGCTACAAGTACCTGCGCACCTACCCGACCGATCCGCTGGCCTACGCCCCGGCGACCGGTTTCTACTCCATGCAGTACGGCAGCACGGGACTCGAGCACGCCGAGGATTCGGTGCTCAACGGCTCCGACAATCAGCTGTTCGGGCGGCGGCTCATCGATATGATCTCCGGCCGGGATCCGCGCGGCGGCAATGTGATCACCACCCTGAACCCGGCCATGCAGAAGGTCGCCTACGACCAGCTGACGGCCAAGGGCTACACCGGATCCGTGGTGGCGATCGAGCCGAGCACCGGGCGCATTCTGACCATGGTGTCCACCCCGTCCTACGATCCCAATCTGCTCTCCGGGCACGACGGGGCCGCGTCCTCGCAGGCCTGGGAGACGCTGCAGGCGGATCCGCGCCAGCCCATGCTGAATCGTGCTGTCTCGCAGACGTATCCGCCGGGCTCCACGTTCAAGGTGATCACCGCCGCCGCCGCGCTGTCCGGCAATGTCGCGCAGACGACCGACCAGTTCACCGCGGCGCCGCGAATCACCCTGCCGGACACCACGACCACGCTGGAGAACTACAACGGCACGCACTGCGGTCCGGGCGACGCGGCCACCGTCTCCATGGCCGACGCGTTCAAGCTCTCGTGTAACACCGCTTTCGCAGAGGTCGGTATGAAGGTGGGGGCCGCGAAACTCAAGGACGAGGCCGCGGCCTTCGGCGTCGGCCAGCACCCCAATATTCCGATGCCGTGGGCGGACAGCACCGTCGGCACCATTCCCGACACACCGGCACTCGCCCAGAGCAGTATCGGGCAGCGCGATGTGGCGCTCACCCCGCTCGACAACGCGGTCATCGCGGCGACCGTCGCCAATGGCGGCGTCCGCATGCAGCCGCATCTGGTGGACCAGCTGCAAGCCCCCGATCTGAGCACATTGGAGACCATCAAACCGATGTCGGTCGGGCAGGCGATCAGCGCGCCGGTGGCCACCCAGCTCACCAACATGATGATCGAATCGGAGAAGAACACCACGGGAGGGGGACAGAGCGCATACACGATCGCGTCCAAGACGGGCACCGCCGAACACGGCACCGATCCGCGCAACACCCCTCCGCACGCCTGGTACATCGCCTTCGCACCGGCGCAGAACCCGAAGATCGCGATCGCGGTGATCGTCGAGAACGGCGGCGACCGGGCACTGGCCGCCACCGGTGGATCCGTGGCCGCGCCGGTCGCCCGCGCGGTGCTCGACGCCGGGCTGGGGAGCTGA
- a CDS encoding FtsW/RodA/SpoVE family cell cycle protein translates to MSAPAPPSAGAFPSPPGGFAPAPPPSTRRNVELLLLGLAAVVTTVSLVLVEASQEQEITWEIAKLGAAYLALFGVAHLAVRRYAPFADPLLLPIVALLNGLGLVLIHRLDLAEKQDAFLASQPIPSPDANQQVLWTGLGMVVFTGLLILLRDYRTLARYAYTLGLVGLAALALPAVLPDRFSQVNGAKIWIRLPGFSVQPGEFAKILLIIFFAGVLVAKRDLFTAAGKHVFRLELPRARDMGPILLVWIVCVGVLVVEKDLGTSLLIFCTVLCMLYIATERVGWVAVGTVLLAIGFVFAYNAFGHVRVRVETWLHPFADYNNTGYQISQSLFGLATGGLAGTGLGSGRPSQVPFAKTDFIISAIGEELGLIGLSAVLMLFCVFVIRGIRTALAVRDSFGKLLAAGLAFTIAIQVFVVVGGVTKLIPLTGLTTPFMSYGGSSLLANYALVALLIKVSDAARAPAPVRKKPQESITDAPTELLRRPKGGTA, encoded by the coding sequence ATGTCCGCACCGGCACCACCGTCCGCTGGGGCCTTTCCCAGTCCACCGGGCGGATTCGCTCCCGCGCCTCCGCCGTCCACCCGGCGGAACGTGGAACTGCTGCTGCTCGGTCTGGCGGCAGTGGTGACGACGGTGTCGCTGGTGCTGGTCGAGGCCAGTCAGGAACAGGAGATCACGTGGGAGATCGCCAAACTCGGCGCCGCCTACCTGGCCCTGTTCGGGGTGGCGCATTTGGCGGTACGCCGGTACGCACCCTTCGCTGACCCTCTCCTACTACCGATCGTGGCCCTGCTGAACGGGCTCGGGCTGGTGCTGATCCATCGACTCGACCTGGCCGAGAAGCAGGACGCCTTCCTCGCTTCACAGCCCATCCCCTCCCCCGATGCCAACCAGCAGGTGCTGTGGACGGGGTTGGGGATGGTGGTTTTCACGGGCCTGTTGATTCTGCTGCGGGACTACCGCACGCTGGCCCGCTACGCCTATACGCTCGGCCTGGTCGGTCTGGCCGCGCTGGCCCTCCCGGCCGTGCTGCCGGACCGGTTCTCCCAGGTGAACGGCGCCAAGATCTGGATTCGACTGCCCGGCTTCAGTGTTCAGCCCGGTGAGTTCGCGAAGATCCTGCTCATCATCTTCTTCGCGGGGGTGCTGGTCGCCAAGCGTGATCTGTTCACCGCCGCGGGCAAGCACGTGTTCCGGCTGGAACTGCCGCGCGCCCGGGATATGGGCCCGATCCTGCTGGTCTGGATCGTCTGCGTCGGCGTGCTGGTGGTCGAGAAGGACCTCGGCACCTCGCTGCTCATCTTCTGCACAGTGCTGTGCATGCTCTACATCGCGACCGAACGGGTCGGCTGGGTAGCGGTCGGCACGGTGCTGCTGGCCATCGGATTCGTCTTCGCCTACAACGCCTTCGGGCATGTGCGGGTGCGCGTGGAGACCTGGCTGCATCCCTTCGCCGACTACAACAACACCGGTTATCAGATTTCGCAGTCGCTGTTCGGGCTGGCCACCGGCGGTCTCGCCGGGACCGGGCTGGGCAGCGGGCGGCCGTCACAGGTGCCGTTCGCCAAGACCGACTTCATCATTTCCGCGATCGGTGAGGAGCTCGGCCTGATCGGGCTCTCCGCCGTGCTGATGCTGTTCTGCGTGTTCGTGATTCGCGGCATCCGCACCGCGCTCGCGGTGCGCGACAGCTTCGGCAAGCTGCTCGCGGCGGGGCTGGCCTTCACCATCGCCATCCAGGTCTTCGTGGTGGTCGGCGGCGTCACCAAACTCATTCCGCTGACCGGCCTCACCACACCGTTCATGTCCTACGGCGGCTCTTCGCTGCTGGCCAACTACGCGCTGGTGGCGCTGCTGATCAAGGTGTCCGATGCGGCGCGGGCCCCGGCGCCGGTCCGGAAGAAGCCGCAGGAATCGATCACCGACGCGCCCACCGAACTGCTGCGGCGACCGAAGGGGGGCACCGCGTGA
- a CDS encoding PP2C family protein-serine/threonine phosphatase, with amino-acid sequence MTLVLRYAARSDRGLVRANNEDSVYAGARLLALADGMGGHAAGEVASQLMIAALAHLDDDEPGDDLLGKLDRAVHEGNASIADQVEEEPELDGMGTTLTAILFAGRKLGLAHIGDSRGYMLRNGELTQITRDDTFVQSLVDEGRITPEQAHTHPQRSLIMRALTGNEIEPTLVMREARAGDRYLLCSDGLSDVVSDETIANTMREGSTDESADRLIELALRSGGPDNVTVVVADVIDLDYGQSHPIVAGAASGEDEDTPPPNTAAGRAAAMRPPRAAPRRAVQAPEPEPPKKSHKLRWIGLSLALLIAIGAGLTVGYNMIRGNYYVGADHDKVVVLRGLPGSVLGYSIRDVDQSACVTRSGDLQMTSPGGDFPSGCRSLQLTDLKPTGRDSVDKGLPPGSRDDAIKQLQSLTRNDLLPPCEKQQPVVPPVVTPPVDPNAPPVTTTAAAPPTTTVPGAPAGTGDNHQLEPRAPVPSTTIAPQTPGQNCRVAD; translated from the coding sequence GTGACTCTTGTTCTCCGCTATGCAGCGCGCAGCGACCGCGGTCTCGTCAGAGCCAACAACGAGGATTCCGTCTACGCGGGTGCGCGCCTGCTCGCCCTCGCGGACGGCATGGGCGGCCACGCCGCCGGTGAAGTCGCCTCCCAGTTGATGATCGCCGCGCTGGCGCATCTCGACGACGACGAGCCCGGCGACGATCTGCTCGGCAAGCTGGATCGTGCTGTGCACGAAGGCAATGCCTCCATCGCCGATCAGGTCGAGGAGGAACCGGAACTCGACGGCATGGGCACCACGCTCACCGCCATCCTGTTCGCCGGCCGCAAACTCGGCCTGGCCCATATCGGTGACTCCCGCGGCTACATGCTCCGCAACGGTGAGCTCACCCAGATCACCCGCGACGACACCTTCGTGCAGTCGCTGGTCGACGAGGGCCGGATCACCCCGGAGCAGGCGCACACCCATCCGCAGCGATCGCTGATCATGCGGGCGCTCACCGGCAATGAGATCGAGCCCACGCTGGTGATGCGGGAGGCCCGCGCCGGTGATCGGTATCTGCTGTGCTCCGACGGTCTGTCGGATGTGGTCAGCGACGAGACCATCGCCAACACCATGCGCGAGGGCAGCACCGACGAATCCGCGGACCGGCTCATCGAATTGGCGCTGCGCAGTGGCGGTCCCGACAATGTGACCGTCGTCGTCGCCGATGTCATCGATCTGGATTACGGCCAGAGCCACCCCATCGTGGCCGGCGCCGCCTCCGGTGAGGACGAGGACACTCCCCCGCCGAATACCGCCGCCGGCCGGGCCGCCGCCATGCGCCCGCCGCGGGCCGCACCGCGCCGGGCCGTCCAGGCGCCGGAGCCGGAACCGCCGAAGAAGAGCCACAAGCTGCGCTGGATCGGGCTGTCGCTCGCCCTGCTCATCGCCATCGGCGCCGGGCTCACGGTGGGCTACAACATGATTCGCGGCAACTACTACGTCGGCGCCGATCACGACAAGGTCGTGGTGCTGCGCGGGCTGCCGGGTTCGGTGCTGGGCTATTCGATTCGCGATGTGGATCAGTCTGCCTGCGTCACCCGCAGCGGCGATCTCCAGATGACGTCTCCCGGTGGGGATTTCCCGTCGGGCTGCCGCAGTCTGCAGCTCACCGATCTGAAGCCGACCGGGCGTGATTCGGTCGACAAGGGTCTGCCGCCGGGGTCCCGCGACGACGCCATCAAGCAGTTGCAGAGCCTGACCCGCAACGATCTGCTGCCGCCGTGCGAGAAGCAGCAGCCGGTGGTGCCGCCCGTCGTCACCCCGCCGGTCGATCCGAACGCCCCTCCGGTCACCACCACCGCGGCGGCCCCGCCGACCACCACCGTGCCCGGCGCTCCGGCGGGCACCGGTGACAATCATCAGCTGGAACCGCGTGCACCGGTTCCGTCCACCACGATCGCGCCGCAGACGCCGGGGCAGAACTGCAGGGTGGCGGACTGA
- a CDS encoding FHA domain-containing protein FhaB/FipA, with product MQGLILQLTRAGFLLLLWLFVWAVLRTLRSDIYAASGIRVAPRAQGGSAVLPSLRRGQKGAKYLVVTQGSLAGTRISLGTQPVLIGRADDSTLVLTDDYASTRHARLSPRGEDWYVEDLGSTNGTYLDRSKVTTPVRVPLGTPVRVGKTVIELRS from the coding sequence GTGCAGGGATTGATCCTGCAACTCACCCGTGCGGGGTTCCTGCTGTTGTTGTGGCTGTTCGTGTGGGCCGTGCTCCGGACCTTGCGCAGTGATATCTACGCGGCCTCCGGCATTCGGGTCGCACCTCGGGCCCAAGGCGGCTCCGCGGTGCTCCCATCCTTGCGCCGAGGCCAGAAGGGCGCCAAATATCTCGTGGTGACTCAGGGTTCACTCGCCGGCACCCGCATCTCACTCGGCACACAGCCGGTGCTGATCGGGCGCGCGGACGATTCCACACTGGTCCTCACCGACGACTACGCCTCCACCCGTCATGCGCGACTCTCGCCGCGCGGGGAGGACTGGTATGTCGAGGATCTCGGTTCCACGAATGGGACCTACCTCGACCGGTCGAAGGTCACCACCCCGGTGCGAGTTCCACTCGGCACCCCTGTCCGTGTCGGGAAGACTGTGATCGAGCTGCGATCGTGA
- a CDS encoding DUF3662 and FHA domain-containing protein, producing MGIVSRFERRLQGAVGDVFARAFGGSVVPQEVEAALQREAADHIQDLGSGHLLAPNSYVITINESDLGQLVQGEGQADHDLAVRAFAKHLQDYIREQGWQTYGEVHVEFEASPTLHTGQFRTRGRVDPDAVGGTAERRAGPAPAPERTPRPNPQPGAGPMTQNSGYDPSREPAESDPRSRGYAPPPASRPAPQGYGEYGRGGVPAQSQYPDQPGYAAPDQQGYGEYQNGYDYNQPGGAGYGAAPQGGYAEPGYGQQPGYADQAYGQQPGYADQAYGQQPAGYEQGYAEPGYGQQGYAEGGQQGYAEPGYGQQAYEQQGYGQQQGYAQQPGYADQAYGQQPEQAYGQQPGYADPAYGQQPAAYEQGYADEQGYAQQPGYGQQAGYAAPAGRAAASGYSATLQLDDGSGRTYQLREGSNIIGRGQDAHFRLPDTGVSRRHIEVRWDGQTAMLSDLGSTNGTLVNGSPVQDWQLADGDVIRAGHSEILIRIV from the coding sequence ATGGGGATCGTTTCGCGGTTCGAACGCCGCCTCCAGGGTGCTGTCGGTGACGTCTTCGCCCGCGCCTTCGGTGGCAGCGTGGTTCCACAGGAGGTCGAAGCCGCGTTGCAGCGCGAGGCGGCGGACCATATCCAGGACCTCGGCAGCGGACATCTGCTGGCTCCGAACAGCTACGTCATCACCATCAACGAGTCGGACCTGGGGCAGCTCGTCCAGGGCGAGGGACAGGCCGACCACGACCTCGCAGTGCGGGCTTTCGCCAAACACTTACAGGACTACATCCGTGAGCAAGGCTGGCAGACGTACGGCGAAGTGCACGTGGAGTTCGAGGCATCCCCTACGCTGCACACCGGACAGTTCAGGACACGCGGCCGTGTGGACCCGGACGCCGTCGGCGGAACCGCCGAGCGCCGGGCGGGTCCGGCGCCGGCACCTGAACGCACACCACGACCCAACCCGCAACCAGGAGCTGGCCCCATGACGCAGAACTCAGGCTACGACCCGAGTCGTGAGCCCGCGGAGTCCGATCCACGTTCCCGCGGGTACGCGCCCCCGCCCGCGAGCCGCCCGGCTCCGCAGGGCTACGGCGAATACGGCCGCGGCGGTGTGCCGGCGCAGTCGCAGTACCCCGATCAGCCCGGTTATGCCGCGCCCGATCAGCAGGGCTACGGCGAGTACCAGAACGGCTACGACTACAACCAGCCGGGCGGTGCCGGCTACGGCGCGGCCCCGCAGGGTGGTTACGCCGAGCCGGGCTACGGGCAGCAGCCCGGGTACGCCGATCAGGCCTACGGGCAGCAGCCCGGCTACGCCGACCAGGCGTACGGGCAGCAGCCGGCCGGGTACGAGCAGGGCTATGCCGAGCCCGGTTACGGGCAGCAGGGCTACGCCGAGGGCGGCCAGCAGGGTTATGCCGAGCCGGGGTACGGGCAGCAGGCGTACGAGCAGCAGGGCTACGGGCAGCAGCAGGGCTATGCCCAGCAGCCCGGCTACGCCGATCAGGCCTACGGGCAGCAGCCGGAGCAGGCGTACGGCCAGCAGCCCGGCTACGCGGACCCCGCGTACGGGCAGCAGCCTGCCGCGTACGAGCAGGGCTATGCCGACGAGCAGGGTTACGCCCAGCAGCCGGGCTACGGCCAGCAGGCCGGGTATGCGGCGCCGGCAGGCCGCGCGGCCGCCTCGGGCTACTCCGCCACCCTGCAGCTGGACGACGGCTCCGGTCGCACGTACCAGTTGCGCGAGGGCAGCAATATCATCGGCCGCGGCCAGGACGCGCACTTCCGGTTGCCCGATACCGGAGTTTCGCGGCGCCACATCGAAGTTCGATGGGACGGCCAGACCGCGATGCTCTCGGATCTGGGTTCCACCAATGGGACGCTGGTCAACGGCTCTCCCGTACAGGATTGGCAGCTCGCCGACGGGGATGTCATCCGCGCCGGGCATTCCGAGATCCTGATCCGGATCGTCTGA